One segment of Paenibacillus antri DNA contains the following:
- a CDS encoding tRNA (adenine(22)-N(1))-methyltransferase: MIQLSKRLSAVAEYALPGGALADIGTDHALLPVSLVQRGIIPNAVAGDVHVGPARAAERQVLSAGLASKIDVRIGDGLAVLEPNEVETITIAGMGGGTIVDILSGGAAALAGVRRLVLQPNVGERLVRAWLLENGWKLVQETLLEEDGLLYEVLAADAPSDAAEAAAWNEALYEGVPAPSGGGTLSRSVLLLMGPHLLRSPTRLFARKWTAYVAKLDELIERIGRSEQPEAHKKRAELTAERNEVSEVLQWLST; this comes from the coding sequence ATGATTCAACTATCCAAGCGGCTGTCGGCCGTCGCGGAGTACGCGCTGCCGGGCGGAGCGCTCGCGGATATCGGAACGGACCATGCACTGCTGCCCGTGTCGCTCGTGCAGCGCGGGATCATCCCGAACGCCGTGGCCGGCGACGTGCATGTCGGTCCGGCGCGGGCCGCGGAACGGCAAGTGTTGTCGGCGGGACTCGCAAGCAAGATCGACGTTCGGATCGGGGACGGTCTGGCCGTTCTCGAGCCGAACGAAGTCGAGACGATTACGATCGCGGGCATGGGCGGGGGAACGATCGTCGACATTTTGTCGGGGGGCGCCGCCGCGCTCGCAGGGGTGCGCCGGCTCGTGCTGCAGCCGAACGTGGGGGAGCGGCTCGTGCGCGCGTGGCTGCTCGAGAACGGCTGGAAGCTCGTTCAGGAGACGCTGCTTGAGGAAGACGGCTTACTGTACGAGGTGCTGGCGGCGGACGCGCCGTCGGACGCAGCGGAGGCGGCCGCATGGAACGAAGCCTTATACGAAGGCGTTCCCGCGCCGAGCGGCGGCGGTACGCTGTCGCGGTCGGTCCTGCTGCTGATGGGACCGCATCTTCTCCGGTCGCCGACGCGGCTGTTCGCTCGGAAGTGGACCGCATACGTCGCGAAGCTGGATGAATTGATCGAACGCATCGGCCGATCCGAACAGCCGGAAGCGCACAAGAAGCGCGCGGAGCTGACGGCGGAGCGGAACGAGGTTAGCGAGGTGCTGCAATGGCTGTCGACGTAA
- a CDS encoding Nif3-like dinuclear metal center hexameric protein: protein MAVDVRQVVYWMESWAPPALAEPDDKIGLQIGSLKNKIERVAVALDVTDAVVDEAIARGAGLIIAHHPIIFRPLAAIRTDRADGKLIKKLLANDVSVYASHTNLDVATGGVNDLLADALGLTSTKPLKTSVVETLYKLVAYVPHSHADRVREAVFAAGAGQIGKYSHCGFSAEGTGTFLPEEGAAPYLGEPGRLETASELRFETIVPERRKAAAVKALLAAHPYEEVAYDLFRLELPGEPFGLGRVGSLPSPTTLKAFAERAKTAFGVPALRFVGDPDKVVRKVAVLGGSGRSYVKHAISAGADAFVTGDLDHHTAHDALAAGIALIDPGHHIEQIMKAAVAARLNAHAAAQGWDVEAYASAGSTEPFVFL, encoded by the coding sequence ATGGCTGTCGACGTAAGGCAGGTCGTCTATTGGATGGAATCGTGGGCGCCCCCCGCGCTGGCGGAGCCCGACGACAAGATCGGCTTGCAAATCGGCTCGTTGAAGAACAAGATCGAGCGGGTCGCGGTTGCGCTGGACGTCACGGACGCGGTAGTCGACGAAGCGATCGCGCGCGGGGCGGGGCTCATTATCGCGCATCATCCGATCATCTTCCGGCCGCTCGCCGCGATCCGGACGGACCGCGCCGACGGGAAGCTGATTAAGAAGCTGCTCGCGAACGACGTCTCGGTGTACGCGTCGCATACGAATCTCGACGTCGCGACGGGCGGCGTCAACGACTTGCTCGCGGACGCGCTCGGCTTGACGTCGACGAAACCGCTCAAGACGTCCGTCGTGGAGACGTTGTATAAGCTGGTCGCGTACGTGCCGCATTCGCACGCGGACAGGGTGCGGGAAGCCGTATTCGCGGCGGGCGCCGGGCAGATCGGAAAATACAGCCATTGCGGCTTCTCGGCCGAAGGCACCGGCACGTTCCTGCCGGAAGAAGGGGCGGCTCCTTATCTCGGCGAGCCGGGACGGCTCGAGACCGCCTCCGAGCTCCGGTTCGAGACGATCGTGCCCGAGCGGCGCAAGGCGGCCGCGGTGAAGGCGCTCTTGGCGGCGCATCCGTACGAGGAGGTCGCTTACGATTTGTTCCGGTTGGAGCTGCCGGGCGAACCGTTCGGCCTCGGGCGAGTCGGATCGCTTCCTTCGCCGACGACGCTGAAGGCATTCGCCGAGCGGGCGAAAACCGCGTTCGGCGTGCCGGCGCTGCGGTTCGTCGGCGACCCGGACAAGGTCGTACGGAAGGTCGCCGTCCTCGGCGGATCGGGACGAAGCTACGTCAAGCATGCGATCTCCGCCGGGGCGGACGCGTTCGTCACCGGCGATCTCGATCACCATACGGCTCACGACGCGCTGGCCGCCGGAATCGCATTGATCGATCCGGGACATCATATCGAGCAAATCATGAAAGCGGCGGTCGCCGCGCGGCTGAACGCCCACGCGGCGGCGCAAGGGTGGGACGTCGAGGCGTACGCGTCGGCCGGTTCGACCGAGCCGTTCGTCTTCTTGTAG